The genomic region AGTGGTTGAACGGTATATCGAGGAGACAAAACACTGATTCGAGTGTCGGGCTTCACCCCCGACCCCATGGTACTCCGTGAAACATTTTGAACCATCGGTTTCACACAACAGTATCGGCAGCTACTCTATGACAAGATTTTGGATTGAATTCCTCAATAAGTTTTCATGAGCAGTAGTGGGTCGGGGAACTCGGCTTCATAGGTTGTTTAGATATTAAGATCTCTCCATATTTCTCTAAAAATCATTTTGAGTTATAACATATCTAATCATTCAAATGAATAAAACAGCTCACAACGACGTACTGTTGCTTCCCGCCTCTGATTTGCCTGTTCTACCTATCTCAGTAATTTGAGGAGTCGACACGCGATACTGCTTCTAATATTATAGTTCTTCTTTCATATCGCCACGCTGATATCGTTCAACGAGTTCATATCCAGCCACATTTCCTGTCGAAGTAAGATTGATCTCATATCGACCAATGATATCCTGCGTATCTGGCACAGCACGTCGTTCAACGAGTTCAATCACCGTCCGCCATTCATTATTATCATCTGCTTCGACCTTGATTACACTTTTAAAATCATGTTCAAACAATTCCTCAGCAGCTGTCTTCGCACACTCTTGGGCTTCGATAATACCAATAGATTCGACAGTTTCAGTCTCACTCACTGTCTCAGCTTGGTTTTTATTTCCACGTTCCTCAGACATCATCTCGGACTCCTCGCTATCACGACCCCCATCAGTTCGAATCATCACTGGATTAAAGCTTGATGAACATGTGTTATGTTGATTGGAATCTGATTGGACAACCAAACTGTCGACATCATACTTGTCATAGTTATCACTACTCCACCATGCCGGTCTATCCTCCGTATCATGGTCAATAACACATTGATGACTGTAGTTGCTCGTGTTCCATCTGTCATCGCATTTTGTTTTGTTTGACATTGTTGGAGGCACTTTTATCGTAATTTATGACACGGTAATGTCAGTGTTTTCAATGACGGTCTGAACTTCCGTTCGAAGTGTTTGAACTTCACTATACTGAGCGACTTTTGATGCCAGTGCATCGACAGAGAGTTCAACGAGTGCTTGTCTATCAATTGTATCGACTGTACCTGCACCTTCCGCCACCATGATTGCTGCTCGCGTTCCGACATTAATCTGAAGCCGATCGCGTAACTCCCGGATTATTTCGACAAGCTGTCTGGTCTCAATGCCGATATCACCGTCAGTTTGTGCATCGACAATTTCAACCTCAGTTTCAAAGTCATAAAAATCCATATAGACACCGATAAGACGATCCAATAATGCATCTTGTGGTTCATGCACGCCAGCGTACTCGACAGAGTTTGAGGTTAATATCGCTCTGAATTCGGGGTGGACATCAACATACCGTGATTCACCACGCTGTCCTGGAAGCTCTAAAACGCCTTCTTCAAAAACAGATAATAAGACATTGTTTGCAACAGGCTTGGTTCGTGAGAATTCATTGTATACAAGTGTTGCACCTTCTTCAACGGCAAGTGTCAGTGGATTATCAACCCATCGATCCTTGACTATCTCTTTACTCTTCAATACATTGTGTATATACTGATCACGCTCTGATATCCGCTCTTTTTCTGCGTATTCACCGACAAGATCGCTTGTTGAGAGTTCTGTGTCACCATTAATCCAGACAACCGGTTGATTACGCTGACGGGCAACATGCATCGCAAGCGCGGTTTTTCCACAGCCCGTCGGACCAATTAAATGAACCGGACGGTCAACGGTGAGCCATCGTTCCATTCGCTGGCGAACGTTCTTCACTGCATCAGTCTCGATGAATTCACGCTCTTTTGGAATGAACTCATCTTCAAGCTCCCTAGTAGTGCCAGCGCTTCTGGACGTTCCTGGCTGGTTTGACCCTGATGTTGTGGTTGAACCACCATCGCTTTCGGCTCGTCTTAAACGCTCGATAGACTTATTTTCACGACGACGCTTCTTATTTTCGCGTGATGATCGAATCTGTGATCCACGCACCTTCCGCTCGCGAGAGTTCTTTGTCATTGTATTTCGTCATCTGGTCGGAGTGGGACATCCTCACCATACTCCGCACGATAATCTTGAATCGACATGCCATGTGTCTGCAGATGCGGTTCTGTGATCGCATGATAATGTTCACCGCAAACACGGCAAGTGACCATACCATCTGGAGTATCAATTGTTAGTTCAGTAGTGTCTGTTGTTGTATCTGACTCTGACTCAGCATCAATATCAATACTCTCTGTTGTACCTTCACTGGTGCTGATATCATCCTCAGTTATAGATTCGGCTGAGGCGGAAGTTGTCTCGAATTCTGCCTCAGCCCTACTCACGTTTCCCTCATCACCTACTGTATTTACTTCTACTTGCTCTGTTTGTTCTGATTCAGACTTGATCTCAGCATCACTCTCAGTGTCCGACATTCCATAGAATGTTTCGACGTATGTAGCGAACTCCTCAGCTGTCACCTCAAACTCAGTGCTGAAATCCTCGATGTCGGACTCAAATGCACCGACTGCATCAATTAATGCTTGAACTTCGACAGTATGGAACTCTGATTGATACGACTCAAATGCATCCGTAACGGCTTCAAATGCCTCTTTTTCTGCAGCGACATCAGCATGAATTGCATCAACATCAGCGGCGAATGCCTTAGAATACGCATCAAATGCTTCTTCGACGTCATCAAATGCATCCTCAACTGAGTCAATGGCTGTGAGGAGGTCATCGATATCCTGAATCTGAGCGACATCAGCATCGAATGCCTCAGCATATGCATCGAATTCCGCACCTGTTTCAGTAATTGCAGTCTGGAATTCCTCAATCGCCATAAGAAGATGATTTACATCTTGTAACTCAGAAACATCAGCATCAAACGTATCTTGATATCTCTCAAATGCAGCGCGAAGAGCCGCGATATCGTCCTGACGTTGGGAAACATCCTGAAGAACTGCAGCCACTGCTGCGTCGAATGTATCATTATACTGGACGAATACATCTCTCGCCTCTGCAATCTCTGTCTC from Haloquadratum walsbyi C23 harbors:
- a CDS encoding gas vesicle protein GvpO, yielding MPPTMSNKTKCDDRWNTSNYSHQCVIDHDTEDRPAWWSSDNYDKYDVDSLVVQSDSNQHNTCSSSFNPVMIRTDGGRDSEESEMMSEERGNKNQAETVSETETVESIGIIEAQECAKTAAEELFEHDFKSVIKVEADDNNEWRTVIELVERRAVPDTQDIIGRYEINLTSTGNVAGYELVERYQRGDMKEEL
- the gvpN gene encoding gas vesicle protein GvpN, whose protein sequence is MTKNSRERKVRGSQIRSSRENKKRRRENKSIERLRRAESDGGSTTTSGSNQPGTSRSAGTTRELEDEFIPKEREFIETDAVKNVRQRMERWLTVDRPVHLIGPTGCGKTALAMHVARQRNQPVVWINGDTELSTSDLVGEYAEKERISERDQYIHNVLKSKEIVKDRWVDNPLTLAVEEGATLVYNEFSRTKPVANNVLLSVFEEGVLELPGQRGESRYVDVHPEFRAILTSNSVEYAGVHEPQDALLDRLIGVYMDFYDFETEVEIVDAQTDGDIGIETRQLVEIIRELRDRLQINVGTRAAIMVAEGAGTVDTIDRQALVELSVDALASKVAQYSEVQTLRTEVQTVIENTDITVS
- a CDS encoding gas vesicle protein GvpC, whose product is MSVRKKRDDIEATSEEFRTTQREFAGYADDFAADVETKRDVSEYHAAFETFETEIAEARDVFVQYNDTFDAAVAAVLQDVSQRQDDIAALRAAFERYQDTFDADVSELQDVNHLLMAIEEFQTAITETGAEFDAYAEAFDADVAQIQDIDDLLTAIDSVEDAFDDVEEAFDAYSKAFAADVDAIHADVAAEKEAFEAVTDAFESYQSEFHTVEVQALIDAVGAFESDIEDFSTEFEVTAEEFATYVETFYGMSDTESDAEIKSESEQTEQVEVNTVGDEGNVSRAEAEFETTSASAESITEDDISTSEGTTESIDIDAESESDTTTDTTELTIDTPDGMVTCRVCGEHYHAITEPHLQTHGMSIQDYRAEYGEDVPLRPDDEIQ